A region of Acaryochloris sp. CCMEE 5410 DNA encodes the following proteins:
- the istA gene encoding IS21 family transposase — protein MSRSTVRDYLHRAQRQSLSYDQLSQLSDSDVQHLLGKGQRQSSRKKPAIDFEYVHREMQRKGVTLGLLWMEGKERGDWNCSYSGFCRRYRQWKKQHSLSMRQTHKGAEKIFVDYCGMTVPVVHPKTGEVTQAQVFVACCGASNYTYAEATESQIIKNWLGSHQRALAFFGGVPVAIVPDNLKSGVTDPCRYEPGINRSYQDFAEHYNVIILPARPKCPRDKPKVENAVQQVERHILAPLRDQTFTSFKQLNEAIASGLEKLNHRTMKSYGLSRRELFEQVDQPELRPLPSHGFEFGEFKTAKVSFDYHIEVNRHYYSVPYGYVGQSVSVKITESLVQIFHDHQRIAVHERSSVSDVNYVGQNFLVLPATFDYGLRVDLSLGNTILRSRNGDLFRR, from the coding sequence ATGTCCCGTTCCACTGTTCGAGACTATCTGCATCGTGCCCAGCGTCAATCCCTCAGTTATGACCAGTTAAGCCAACTGAGTGATAGTGATGTCCAGCATCTGCTGGGAAAGGGGCAACGTCAGTCTTCCCGCAAGAAACCTGCAATTGATTTCGAGTATGTGCATCGAGAGATGCAACGCAAAGGGGTCACCCTCGGCCTACTGTGGATGGAGGGTAAAGAGAGAGGAGACTGGAACTGTAGCTATAGTGGCTTTTGTCGTCGATACCGCCAGTGGAAAAAACAGCATTCGCTGTCCATGCGCCAGACCCACAAGGGAGCGGAAAAAATCTTTGTGGACTACTGCGGGATGACCGTTCCGGTGGTCCATCCCAAAACTGGTGAGGTGACTCAAGCTCAAGTATTTGTGGCCTGCTGTGGCGCCAGCAACTACACCTATGCAGAAGCGACCGAAAGCCAAATCATTAAGAACTGGCTCGGATCTCATCAACGGGCCTTGGCCTTCTTTGGTGGAGTGCCGGTCGCTATCGTCCCAGACAACCTCAAATCAGGCGTCACAGATCCGTGTCGTTATGAACCGGGTATCAATCGGAGTTATCAGGACTTTGCGGAACACTACAACGTGATCATCTTGCCCGCTCGCCCCAAATGCCCTCGGGATAAACCCAAAGTGGAGAATGCGGTGCAGCAAGTGGAACGTCATATTCTCGCACCCTTGAGAGACCAGACCTTTACCAGTTTCAAGCAACTGAATGAAGCGATTGCATCAGGGTTGGAGAAACTCAACCATCGGACCATGAAATCCTATGGTCTATCCCGTCGAGAATTATTTGAGCAAGTGGACCAACCAGAACTCAGACCCTTGCCCAGCCATGGGTTTGAGTTTGGCGAATTTAAAACCGCGAAAGTGAGTTTTGATTACCACATTGAGGTGAACCGCCACTATTACAGTGTCCCTTATGGCTATGTGGGTCAATCAGTATCGGTCAAGATCACGGAATCCTTAGTACAGATTTTCCATGACCATCAGCGCATCGCAGTGCATGAACGTTCCAGCGTCTCAGATGTCAATTACGTAGGCCAAAATTTTTTAGTTTTACCTGCTACTTTTGATTATGGTTTGCGGGTCGATTTGAGTCTTGGCAATACCATCTTGAGATCTAGAAATGGTGATCTTTTCCGCAGGTGA
- the istB gene encoding IS21-like element helper ATPase IstB codes for MSRALTEAQLPYGKSWTNFEFAHVPTLNPAALMEFAQTTHWLESGSNILIFGPSGTGKTHVSSALGASIIELGKRVKFVTATTLVQQLQLAKLQLELQSLLSKLDRYDLLIIDDLGYVQKSDVETSVLFELIAHRYERKSLLITANQPFSQWDKIFPNSMMTVAAIDRLIHHATIFEMQAESFRKQEAAKHTAKSQKAAS; via the coding sequence ATTTCACGCGCTCTAACCGAAGCGCAGCTGCCCTACGGAAAGTCCTGGACCAATTTTGAGTTTGCCCATGTTCCCACCCTTAATCCAGCTGCTCTCATGGAGTTTGCCCAAACGACTCACTGGCTAGAGTCCGGCAGCAACATTCTAATTTTTGGGCCGAGCGGAACAGGGAAAACACACGTCAGCTCTGCATTAGGAGCTTCTATTATTGAGTTGGGTAAGCGAGTAAAATTTGTCACAGCCACAACCCTGGTGCAACAACTACAGCTGGCCAAACTTCAATTGGAATTGCAGAGTCTCTTGTCCAAACTTGACCGCTATGATCTACTTATCATTGATGATCTCGGTTATGTCCAAAAGTCCGATGTTGAAACCTCGGTCCTGTTTGAGTTGATTGCTCACCGGTATGAGCGAAAGAGCCTACTCATCACGGCCAATCAACCTTTCAGTCAATGGGACAAAATCTTTCCTAACTCAATGATGACCGTGGCTGCCATTGATCGCTTAATTCACCACGCCACCATTTTCGAGATGCAAGCAGAAAGTTTCCGTAAGCAAGAAGCTGCCAAACACACAGCCAAGTCTCAAAAGGCTGCCAGCTGA
- the istB gene encoding IS21-like element helper ATPase IstB, with protein MQAMIEQLQQMKLTGVLEAWREQQAMPTYHDLSFDERLALMVEREYIRRQNQRMQRRLRQARLPVHATLDAVDFDVPRGLRKIQFLEFAQGHWLQENLSLIILGPTGVGKSFLAAVLSHHLCKQGHSVRYIKTADLVLELKLAKGDGSYPKLRKQLAAYDLLVLDEWLRDPLSVFEAREVLDILDERFRKASCLFATQMPLEQWHSQIQDPTLADAILDRIIHDAMKVSLRGESMRKLTSKLTQKPEGEMSIDRSDEENTTRETTPKSNPKTQKEKRNEKKEGQMDE; from the coding sequence ATGCAAGCAATGATTGAACAGCTACAACAAATGAAACTCACCGGCGTACTCGAAGCTTGGCGAGAACAGCAGGCGATGCCCACCTATCATGATCTGTCTTTCGATGAACGACTGGCCTTGATGGTAGAGCGCGAATACATCCGGCGTCAGAATCAACGGATGCAACGCCGACTCAGGCAAGCTCGACTACCGGTGCACGCCACCTTAGATGCTGTAGATTTCGATGTCCCCAGAGGACTCCGTAAAATCCAGTTCCTTGAATTTGCTCAAGGTCATTGGCTCCAAGAAAATCTGTCATTGATCATCCTGGGACCAACGGGCGTTGGGAAGTCTTTCTTGGCGGCCGTATTGTCCCATCATTTGTGTAAGCAAGGCCATAGCGTGCGCTATATCAAAACCGCTGATCTGGTGCTGGAGTTGAAGTTGGCCAAAGGAGATGGGTCCTATCCCAAACTCCGAAAACAATTAGCTGCCTACGATCTACTGGTACTGGATGAATGGCTTAGAGATCCTCTATCTGTCTTTGAGGCTAGAGAAGTGCTCGATATCCTAGACGAGCGGTTTCGCAAAGCCTCCTGTTTATTTGCCACGCAAATGCCCCTAGAACAATGGCACTCACAAATTCAAGATCCCACTCTGGCTGATGCCATCCTGGACCGGATTATCCATGATGCGATGAAGGTCTCGCTTCGAGGCGAATCCATGAGGAAATTGACTAGCAAACTGACCCAGAAGCCAGAAGGGGAAATGAGTATTGACCGTTCAGATGAGGAGAATACAACGAGAGAGACAACCCCTAAATCGAACCCTAAAACGCAAAAGGAGAAGAGGAATGAAAAAAAGGAGGGACAGATGGATGAATAG
- a CDS encoding PAS domain S-box protein → MVGKSLSFAWQQAILDSSDFIIISTDTNGVIQTQNAGALNTLGYPSAEIIGKATPSIFHDPKEVEQRAKALSKELGEIIKPGFETFVAKARLGTTDDNIWTLIRKDQSRFPAYLSVTALNDDSGQLLGFLGIGKDVTAQQKAEASLLESEARFSAAFQDAPIGMALVSPKGQWLRVNDALAHLLGYAPLELMDLTLSEIIHPEDRTVEAAQRQRLITGVIDKYCLEIRCLHQQKHEVWVLLNTSQIKNQRAVSPCCIVQVQDISQRKAAETKLQRLNVTLEDLIEERTSQLKSANEVAKIANQAKSRFIANMSHAFRTPLNGIMGFSQLLLRDRHTTPEQQSSLNTIYRSSEHLLSLVNEVITLSKIEAGTLTYESKDVNLHDLFGGIEDLFSLQADSKHIQFHIHLAPDIPQYVRTDAKKLRQILINLLGNAIKFTKRGRIDCQVQWHPPSPDISSHQLRVTIQDTGPGIPKQMLPHLFNSFAQDPLTRDQFGGIGLGLTICQSLVDLMKGEIAIDSIEGQGTTARFYIPVELGEPVLEPSVSQKTALGLAEHTPPYRILVVEDYPDNREILVMMLEAVGFEVKEAENGQQAVDINQTWQPHLIWMDLQLPLLNGLEATQLIKAQDNPPVIIAITAQALEADEVKALKAGCDNYLRKPYQAAQVFDKMAQHLDITYRYDVSHPSRPSTQPTPLTREQLTPMPHSWIQLLHDAAIKLDEDMLEQLAKEIPHDQPTLKSSLKYLMTTYRYDVIMETALAVLRE, encoded by the coding sequence ATGGTCGGAAAATCACTATCCTTTGCTTGGCAGCAAGCCATTCTCGATAGTTCCGATTTTATTATTATTTCAACCGATACCAACGGAGTGATTCAAACCCAGAACGCTGGCGCATTAAATACATTAGGGTATCCCTCAGCTGAAATCATTGGCAAAGCCACACCTTCCATCTTTCATGATCCAAAAGAAGTAGAGCAACGCGCAAAAGCACTCTCCAAAGAGCTGGGTGAGATAATCAAACCAGGATTTGAGACCTTTGTCGCTAAGGCTCGACTGGGTACTACCGATGATAATATCTGGACCTTAATTCGCAAAGATCAGAGTCGGTTTCCTGCTTATCTATCCGTGACAGCGCTGAACGATGACTCAGGTCAGTTGTTGGGGTTTTTAGGAATTGGCAAAGATGTCACCGCTCAACAAAAGGCTGAAGCATCCTTATTAGAAAGCGAAGCCCGATTTTCAGCTGCATTCCAAGATGCTCCTATTGGTATGGCATTAGTTTCCCCCAAAGGGCAGTGGCTCAGAGTGAATGACGCCCTAGCTCACCTACTAGGATACGCCCCTTTAGAACTGATGGACCTTACCTTATCTGAGATTATCCATCCAGAGGATAGAACCGTCGAAGCAGCACAAAGGCAGAGGTTGATCACCGGGGTGATTGATAAATACTGTTTAGAAATTCGCTGTCTTCATCAGCAGAAGCATGAGGTGTGGGTTTTGCTGAATACATCTCAGATTAAAAATCAGCGGGCTGTCTCCCCCTGCTGTATTGTCCAGGTCCAAGATATTAGCCAACGCAAGGCAGCAGAAACGAAACTCCAGCGCCTCAACGTGACCCTCGAAGACCTGATTGAGGAGCGGACGAGTCAACTCAAATCAGCCAATGAAGTCGCTAAAATTGCAAATCAAGCCAAAAGCCGATTTATCGCCAATATGAGCCATGCATTTCGTACTCCCCTTAATGGCATTATGGGCTTCAGTCAACTCCTGCTCCGAGACCGCCATACCACTCCAGAGCAACAATCTAGCCTCAATACCATTTATCGGAGTAGTGAACATTTGCTCTCCCTGGTCAATGAAGTCATTACCCTCTCCAAAATTGAGGCAGGCACCCTGACCTATGAATCTAAAGATGTGAATCTTCACGATCTTTTTGGAGGGATAGAAGACTTATTTTCCCTACAGGCTGACTCCAAGCACATCCAATTCCACATCCACCTGGCTCCTGATATTCCCCAATATGTGAGAACCGATGCCAAAAAACTTAGGCAAATTCTCATCAACTTACTCGGTAATGCCATCAAGTTTACAAAACGAGGGAGGATTGATTGCCAAGTGCAATGGCATCCCCCTAGTCCTGATATTTCCTCTCACCAATTAAGGGTCACGATCCAAGATACGGGTCCAGGGATTCCCAAACAAATGCTGCCCCATCTGTTTAATTCTTTTGCCCAAGACCCCTTGACTCGCGATCAGTTCGGTGGCATCGGATTGGGGCTAACCATTTGCCAAAGCTTGGTCGATCTGATGAAGGGCGAGATTGCCATAGACAGTATTGAAGGTCAGGGCACGACAGCTCGTTTTTATATTCCAGTTGAATTGGGTGAACCTGTACTTGAGCCTTCAGTGTCCCAGAAGACTGCCTTAGGTCTGGCTGAGCATACTCCCCCCTATCGCATCTTGGTCGTAGAAGACTATCCTGATAACCGCGAGATTTTGGTCATGATGCTTGAAGCGGTAGGGTTTGAGGTCAAAGAAGCGGAGAATGGTCAGCAGGCAGTGGACATCAACCAAACTTGGCAACCCCATTTAATTTGGATGGATTTACAATTACCCTTGCTGAATGGTCTAGAAGCCACGCAATTGATCAAAGCCCAGGATAACCCACCCGTGATTATTGCCATCACAGCTCAAGCGCTTGAGGCTGATGAAGTAAAGGCACTCAAAGCAGGCTGTGATAACTACCTGCGCAAACCCTACCAAGCCGCTCAAGTCTTTGACAAAATGGCTCAGCATTTAGACATCACCTACCGTTATGATGTCTCCCATCCATCTAGGCCTTCAACTCAGCCCACACCTCTGACAAGAGAGCAGTTAACCCCGATGCCACACTCTTGGATACAGCTACTCCATGATGCCGCGATAAAGCTGGATGAAGATATGCTGGAGCAGTTGGCAAAGGAGATCCCTCATGACCAACCTACCCTAAAATCTTCATTGAAATATTTAATGACCACCTATCGATATGACGTCATCATGGAGACAGCCCTAGCCGTTTTGAGAGAGTGA
- a CDS encoding tetratricopeptide repeat protein: MVKRKTKQRQRLASPSPSSQLEKLERQLQTQVQRQNYRQALDKLKQIHRSYPEAEISQSESQLWLLQGQQEYGQGDYSQAEVNFRKALNLGHAGEGHYWLAKCLLASDEMEAALTFIQEAFEKKVLPKDYAGCYLKLLFLNEDIETIQDLITHQSKRFYAVQLHWARGILALKAEDPQKAITSFKKMDRRAVTPGDNQSVWIAYTQQQLGHWESLEHVLGLKPYSPFSALRFNSVITPQHPALERLAIRQALTQQQSLLPLIEQQGKFDSGQALAIVLEALYLIDQSDYHEAAHLIHRLPQPCLDYPDVDVLRRPLLLLAGEQALQNHQPHCTITFWEDLVESDPFDPKLALKLHLVYLETDLFPQRQRLLNRLVDWVKTSARADSQAWPETRTHPILAKLYCWQTDLWMEMGNSKQGMRMLKQAEQMSPKSAEVVGRHGLMAFAKNQLSQAIPLLKKALEDGCTFSDVYFALIESLEAQGEVQAIRDVRQQFGKPFGDLEIEPELGIPWWQEALSTQNYRVFSQLVMSREASHDPALQACQIFVESVEDEPNAAGRVALSQSSATPKWARLLKTLSPQEQIQPLQAIFLSLKLFAKRLKGIAALESQYLQQHYALGEQYPEVQEAHLILLVVKGLAAERLHMALQLYLNQSPQPGTALARIQLQARYYTQTDVLRPLIDTALSQDPQNPQLLLAKATTFDIESQAYQNWHEQGFELARRLQDAPALQAYRAEEAFQSGMMAQAVFPDLTNFAESGEIDLTDVMRKMAQQMFGSEIPPELLERMLPELVDRMMDDLPDFGDEDEDYFFEPDPLNAGLPFGRSRSKSKPKRTKRGFQF; this comes from the coding sequence GTGGTCAAACGAAAAACCAAGCAACGTCAGAGGTTAGCATCTCCGAGCCCATCTTCCCAACTTGAGAAGTTAGAGAGACAGCTTCAAACGCAAGTTCAACGCCAAAACTATCGCCAAGCCCTAGACAAGCTGAAGCAAATCCACCGTTCCTATCCCGAAGCAGAGATAAGTCAGTCAGAATCCCAACTATGGCTGCTGCAGGGTCAGCAGGAATATGGCCAAGGGGACTATTCTCAAGCTGAAGTTAATTTTCGGAAGGCACTCAATCTTGGCCATGCTGGTGAAGGGCATTATTGGCTGGCCAAATGCCTTCTTGCTTCAGATGAGATGGAGGCCGCATTAACCTTTATTCAGGAAGCCTTTGAGAAGAAAGTATTACCGAAAGACTATGCAGGGTGTTATTTGAAGCTCTTATTTCTCAATGAGGACATTGAGACCATTCAAGACCTGATCACCCATCAATCTAAACGGTTCTATGCTGTGCAATTGCATTGGGCCAGAGGGATATTAGCCTTAAAGGCTGAGGATCCTCAAAAAGCAATCACGTCTTTCAAGAAAATGGATCGCAGAGCCGTAACTCCGGGAGATAATCAGTCCGTTTGGATTGCCTATACCCAGCAGCAGCTAGGTCACTGGGAATCTTTAGAGCATGTCTTAGGACTGAAGCCATATTCTCCCTTCAGCGCCTTGCGATTCAATTCAGTGATAACGCCTCAACATCCAGCTCTTGAGCGACTGGCCATTCGGCAAGCCTTAACTCAGCAGCAATCCCTTCTTCCCTTGATTGAGCAACAAGGCAAGTTTGATTCGGGTCAGGCCCTAGCCATTGTCCTAGAGGCCCTATACCTGATTGATCAATCTGACTACCATGAAGCTGCTCATCTGATTCATCGATTGCCACAACCCTGCTTAGACTATCCTGATGTCGATGTTCTTAGACGCCCACTATTATTGCTAGCGGGGGAACAAGCCCTGCAGAATCATCAACCCCACTGTACGATCACCTTTTGGGAAGACCTGGTTGAATCAGACCCATTTGACCCTAAATTAGCCCTGAAGCTCCATCTGGTCTATCTAGAGACCGACCTTTTCCCTCAACGTCAGCGCCTACTCAATCGCCTCGTAGATTGGGTTAAAACCTCTGCCCGAGCAGACTCTCAGGCTTGGCCAGAAACTCGTACTCACCCCATTCTGGCGAAACTCTATTGCTGGCAAACGGATCTATGGATGGAGATGGGGAACTCCAAACAGGGAATGCGAATGCTGAAACAAGCTGAGCAGATGTCTCCCAAATCTGCCGAGGTTGTGGGTCGCCACGGCTTAATGGCATTTGCGAAAAACCAGCTAAGTCAAGCCATTCCTTTGCTCAAGAAAGCTTTAGAGGACGGTTGTACCTTTAGCGATGTCTATTTTGCCCTGATAGAATCCCTCGAAGCACAAGGCGAAGTCCAAGCCATTCGGGACGTCCGTCAACAATTTGGTAAACCCTTTGGGGATCTAGAGATCGAGCCAGAGTTGGGCATTCCCTGGTGGCAAGAAGCCCTGTCCACCCAAAATTATCGGGTCTTTTCCCAGCTCGTGATGTCCAGAGAGGCCAGTCACGACCCCGCATTGCAAGCCTGCCAGATTTTTGTGGAGTCCGTCGAAGATGAACCCAACGCTGCTGGTCGGGTTGCGTTATCCCAATCATCCGCCACCCCAAAATGGGCTCGTTTGTTGAAGACCTTATCCCCCCAAGAGCAGATTCAGCCCCTGCAAGCGATTTTTCTGAGTCTCAAGCTCTTTGCCAAACGACTCAAAGGGATAGCGGCTTTGGAGAGCCAGTATTTGCAACAACACTATGCCCTTGGCGAGCAGTACCCAGAAGTCCAGGAGGCCCATCTCATTCTGCTAGTCGTCAAAGGATTAGCTGCAGAACGCTTGCATATGGCCCTTCAACTCTATCTAAATCAGTCTCCCCAACCGGGAACCGCCTTAGCCCGTATCCAACTACAAGCCCGGTATTATACCCAAACAGATGTCCTCCGTCCTCTGATTGATACGGCCCTCAGCCAAGACCCCCAGAATCCTCAATTACTTCTAGCGAAAGCAACGACCTTTGACATTGAGAGTCAAGCCTACCAAAACTGGCATGAGCAAGGGTTTGAACTGGCTCGACGATTGCAAGATGCCCCAGCCTTGCAAGCTTATCGTGCCGAAGAAGCGTTTCAGTCAGGGATGATGGCCCAAGCTGTCTTTCCCGACCTGACCAATTTTGCTGAATCCGGCGAAATAGACCTGACAGATGTGATGCGTAAGATGGCCCAACAGATGTTTGGCTCAGAAATACCACCGGAACTCCTAGAAAGAATGTTGCCAGAATTAGTAGATCGGATGATGGATGATCTCCCTGATTTTGGGGATGAAGATGAAGATTACTTCTTTGAGCCAGATCCCCTGAATGCTGGCTTACCCTTTGGCCGTTCGCGCTCCAAGAGCAAGCCGAAAAGAACAAAGCGTGGATTTCAATTCTAG
- a CDS encoding DnaJ domain-containing protein, whose amino-acid sequence MQDYYDLLGLAVGATPTEIKSAYHAKLREFPAHKHPQEFKAIRAAYEALRKGESQPEQDFFDLQPCQQELDSAAVTQLRERATDQAQVTLAELVRLTF is encoded by the coding sequence ATGCAAGACTACTATGACCTCTTAGGCTTGGCAGTTGGGGCAACCCCAACTGAGATTAAGTCCGCCTATCATGCCAAACTGCGGGAATTTCCCGCCCATAAACATCCTCAAGAATTCAAAGCGATTCGGGCTGCCTATGAAGCCCTGCGCAAAGGAGAATCGCAACCTGAACAAGATTTCTTTGACCTCCAACCGTGTCAGCAGGAGTTAGATTCAGCAGCTGTCACCCAACTACGAGAACGTGCCACCGATCAGGCCCAGGTGACCTTAGCCGAATTAGTGCGGCTAACATTCTAA
- a CDS encoding nucleotide exchange factor GrpE: MTQSPRELATQTAKNRRDQERLLQDLLGILDALDHACEHWQQAEQDHVQTLSTPLPQPTVSPTSSSVSFFQKCQQWLMFWRKESPTSVGPAPSESAPSQETDGTREMIRSAKEGVELIRRSMLDILQQRQVVPIEVNGQPFDPEQMYALGRQESAEVEENTVIQEVVRGYLWQNRILREAQVMVASKPSAPDER; encoded by the coding sequence ATGACCCAATCCCCCCGAGAGCTAGCCACCCAAACAGCGAAAAACCGACGAGACCAAGAACGCCTCCTGCAAGATTTGCTGGGTATTCTAGATGCTCTAGATCATGCTTGTGAACATTGGCAGCAAGCGGAACAAGACCATGTGCAAACCTTATCAACTCCGCTTCCTCAACCTACAGTATCCCCTACATCATCCTCAGTCTCTTTCTTTCAAAAATGTCAGCAGTGGTTGATGTTTTGGCGAAAAGAATCCCCTACATCAGTTGGCCCTGCACCATCAGAATCAGCTCCTTCCCAGGAAACGGATGGTACCCGCGAAATGATTCGTAGTGCGAAAGAAGGGGTTGAACTTATCCGACGCTCAATGCTGGATATCCTCCAGCAGCGACAGGTCGTACCCATCGAAGTGAACGGTCAACCCTTTGATCCAGAACAGATGTATGCATTAGGTCGGCAAGAAAGTGCCGAGGTCGAAGAGAATACCGTTATTCAAGAAGTGGTTAGGGGGTACTTGTGGCAGAATCGGATCTTGCGTGAAGCTCAAGTGATGGTGGCTTCTAAACCCTCAGCTCCAGACGAGCGATAA
- a CDS encoding Hsp70 family protein: protein MGKAVGIDLGTTNSVVAAIDNGQPWAIPDEDGETLLPSCVGITTKGKLLIGREALRQYAAAPERTAKSIKRQMGTDHKTVLGEKTYSPQEISAILLRTLKQRAEDALGEAVTQAVITVPAFFTDAQRQATKEAGEIAGLEVLQVLNEPTAAALTYDFRSEETEQVLVYDLGGGTFDVSIVEITGDVTEVLASHGNNRLGGDDFDRRLQLYLTEQFRQSHDTEVPADPTVQARLLRAAEKVKIDLSEHAFATAREPYLVSQGKTALHLEVEVARESFEDLIQPLIEETLEAIDRALTDAKLDKQDLDRVILVGGSTRIPLVQRMITAHLEQAPIDGIQPDLCVSLGAGIQAGVLSGASVDAILVDVIPHSLGIAAAMSTAFGTMPGMFSTIIARNSVIPISRSEVYSTLSNGQETVEIEVFQGENAVARENVPLGSFRVEGLPPRPAGGVQVEVHFDFDHNGILTVTATEKGKGQQNTLIVDDAGTSRLSSHELTQSRAEIESLFAQDEEI, encoded by the coding sequence ATGGGTAAAGCAGTCGGAATTGATCTTGGAACGACGAATTCGGTTGTGGCTGCCATTGATAATGGCCAACCTTGGGCCATCCCAGACGAAGATGGGGAAACCTTGTTGCCATCGTGTGTGGGCATCACAACGAAGGGCAAACTCCTCATCGGCAGAGAAGCACTAAGACAATATGCAGCTGCTCCAGAACGGACGGCAAAGTCTATCAAACGGCAGATGGGAACGGACCATAAAACGGTACTGGGAGAGAAGACCTACTCCCCCCAGGAAATATCTGCCATTCTCCTCCGTACCTTGAAACAAAGAGCGGAAGATGCCTTGGGTGAAGCGGTTACCCAAGCGGTGATTACCGTGCCCGCCTTCTTTACAGATGCTCAAAGGCAAGCCACTAAGGAGGCCGGAGAGATTGCTGGCTTAGAAGTACTGCAGGTGCTGAACGAGCCCACAGCTGCCGCTTTAACCTATGACTTCCGCAGTGAAGAAACAGAGCAGGTGCTGGTCTACGACCTTGGCGGAGGCACCTTCGATGTTTCAATCGTCGAGATTACCGGGGATGTCACTGAAGTCTTAGCCAGTCACGGTAACAATCGTCTGGGTGGAGATGACTTTGACCGACGGTTGCAGCTGTATCTCACAGAGCAGTTTCGGCAAAGCCATGACACAGAAGTCCCTGCAGATCCCACAGTCCAAGCCCGATTGCTCCGGGCAGCGGAAAAAGTCAAGATTGACTTGAGTGAACATGCCTTTGCCACGGCCCGTGAGCCCTATTTAGTCAGCCAGGGGAAGACAGCATTGCACCTGGAAGTGGAAGTAGCACGGGAGTCCTTTGAAGACCTCATTCAACCTCTAATTGAAGAAACCTTGGAGGCGATAGACCGGGCTTTAACGGATGCAAAGCTGGACAAGCAAGATTTGGATCGGGTCATTCTAGTGGGAGGCTCTACTCGTATTCCCTTGGTCCAAAGGATGATTACAGCCCATCTAGAACAAGCCCCTATCGATGGCATCCAACCCGACCTATGTGTAAGCTTAGGGGCTGGCATTCAAGCGGGGGTATTATCGGGTGCCTCTGTTGATGCTATTTTGGTGGATGTTATTCCCCACTCCTTGGGTATTGCTGCAGCAATGAGTACTGCCTTTGGCACAATGCCTGGGATGTTTAGCACGATTATTGCTCGCAACAGTGTCATTCCCATCTCCCGTTCAGAAGTCTATTCCACCCTCTCAAATGGCCAAGAAACGGTGGAAATTGAGGTTTTCCAAGGAGAGAATGCCGTGGCAAGAGAGAATGTTCCCCTCGGGTCATTTCGAGTGGAGGGATTGCCCCCTCGACCTGCAGGAGGCGTCCAAGTTGAGGTGCATTTTGATTTTGACCACAATGGCATTTTGACCGTGACGGCCACAGAGAAAGGGAAGGGGCAACAGAATACCTTGATTGTTGATGATGCGGGGACGAGCCGTTTGTCGAGTCATGAACTCACCCAATCTAGAGCTGAAATCGAATCATTGTTCGCTCAAGACGAAGAAATTTAA